The proteins below are encoded in one region of Candidatus Planktophila lacus:
- the ilvD gene encoding dihydroxy-acid dehydratase — MSQMKPRSGLVTDGLERAPARGMLRAVGMGDEDWVKPQIGIASSWNEITPCNLSLDRLAKASKQGVIDAGGFPMQFGTISVSDGISMGHEGMHFSLVSREVIADSVETVMQAERLDGMVTFAGCDKSLPGMMMAAARIDVASVFVYAGSTLPGQVDGKDVTIIDAFEAVGACARGLITQERVDQIERAICPGEGACGGMYTANTMATVGEAIGLSLPGSAAPPAVDRRRDAFAVASGAAVVNMIKLGLTTRDILTKRAFENAITAVMALGGSTNAVLHLLAIAHEAEVDLSLDDFHRIGSKVPLLGDLKPFGRYVMSDMDKVGGVPVVLKALLDAGLLHGDVMTVTGKTMAENLAGINPPDVDGDILHAISTPLSTDVGITILGGSLASDGAVCKTAGIGIESFEGPARVFEREQAAMEALENGTIQSGDVVVIRYEGPKGGPGMREMLMITGAIKGAGLGKSTLLLTDGRFSGGSTGLCVGHVAPEAVDGGPIAFIKDGDRVRIDIKARTLDLLVDPAELEARKVGWKPLPHKFTRGVLAKYSKTVGSASKGAVCG, encoded by the coding sequence ATGTCGCAGATGAAGCCACGTTCGGGTTTGGTCACAGATGGCTTAGAGCGCGCACCTGCCCGCGGAATGCTTCGCGCAGTCGGTATGGGTGATGAAGATTGGGTAAAGCCTCAGATCGGCATTGCTTCATCTTGGAATGAAATCACCCCATGTAATCTCTCGTTAGATCGCTTAGCTAAAGCTTCTAAGCAAGGTGTAATTGATGCCGGTGGGTTCCCAATGCAATTCGGCACTATTTCAGTCTCTGATGGAATTTCTATGGGACACGAAGGAATGCACTTCTCACTTGTTTCTCGTGAAGTAATTGCCGATTCAGTTGAAACAGTTATGCAGGCCGAACGCCTTGATGGCATGGTTACATTTGCTGGGTGCGATAAATCACTGCCTGGAATGATGATGGCGGCAGCACGTATAGATGTTGCATCTGTATTTGTTTATGCCGGATCAACTCTTCCAGGGCAAGTAGATGGCAAAGATGTAACCATCATCGATGCCTTCGAAGCAGTTGGTGCTTGTGCTCGCGGATTAATTACCCAAGAACGCGTCGATCAAATTGAGCGCGCAATCTGTCCGGGTGAAGGCGCTTGCGGTGGCATGTACACCGCGAACACAATGGCAACTGTTGGCGAAGCAATCGGCCTCTCACTTCCAGGATCTGCCGCACCTCCTGCAGTTGATCGCCGCCGCGATGCTTTCGCGGTTGCATCAGGTGCTGCAGTTGTAAATATGATCAAGCTGGGTCTAACAACTCGCGACATTCTTACAAAGCGCGCATTTGAAAATGCCATCACCGCCGTTATGGCACTTGGTGGTTCTACAAACGCAGTTCTTCACTTGCTAGCGATTGCACACGAAGCAGAAGTTGACTTATCGCTTGATGATTTCCACCGTATTGGTTCAAAAGTTCCACTACTCGGAGATTTAAAGCCTTTCGGTCGCTATGTAATGAGCGACATGGATAAAGTCGGGGGAGTACCTGTTGTACTTAAGGCGCTTCTCGATGCCGGTTTATTGCATGGCGATGTAATGACAGTTACCGGAAAAACTATGGCCGAAAACCTTGCGGGGATTAATCCTCCAGATGTAGATGGCGATATTTTGCATGCAATTTCAACACCACTTTCAACAGATGTCGGAATCACAATTCTTGGTGGTTCACTTGCTTCCGATGGCGCAGTCTGTAAGACCGCAGGTATAGGTATCGAATCTTTCGAAGGACCAGCGCGCGTTTTTGAACGCGAACAAGCTGCGATGGAAGCGCTCGAAAATGGAACGATCCAATCTGGCGATGTAGTTGTGATTCGCTACGAAGGTCCAAAGGGTGGACCAGGTATGCGCGAGATGTTGATGATTACTGGTGCGATTAAAGGAGCAGGACTTGGTAAATCAACTCTGCTCTTAACTGATGGTCGCTTCTCTGGTGGATCAACTGGTCTATGTGTTGGGCACGTTGCACCTGAAGCAGTAGACGGTGGACCGATTGCATTTATAAAAGATGGAGATCGAGTGCGCATTGATATCAAGGCGCGCACCTTAGATCTCTTAGTTGACCCGGCAGAACTCGAAGCTCGCAAAGTTGGATGGAAGCCGCTTCCTCACAAATTCACCCGTGGGGTTCTGGCGAAGTATTCCAAGACCGTTGGCTCGGCCTCAAAGGGCGCTGTCTGCGGCTAG
- a CDS encoding MFS transporter, with product MSKKPVQLDKDGLDPNRWRTLFVVAISQLMVVLDSSIVNIAIPSAKADLGITDANQQWVITAYTLAFGSLLLIGGRIGDFMGRKKIFIIGLAGFAAASALGGVAANQELLFASRALQGVFGALLAPAALAIISVTFTVPAERAKAFGVVGAISGGGAAIGLILGGTLTEYFSWRWCLGVNVPIAVFAGLMAFFYVRESKAGGEHSYDIPGVITATAGLFSLTYGFNEAATKGWSSQSTITFLVVAVLLLVSFVVIEAKVSNPMMPLRVVTERNRGGSYLGSLIVGAGLFSMFLFLGLYLQVVLGYSPLKSGFAFLPFTAGIIVFAGIASQLLPKFGPRPLMVPGLVFAGIGLLMLTLITPETSYVTHVLPSLLIMSSGMALVFIPLTSTSLHGVSNQDTGVASAMINTSQQVGGSLGTALLNTVAATAATNYIAANQSMGEKVQAFGITHGFTVAFTVSAGLLFAGAIVLFFFINVGKDSLVETEGVSVH from the coding sequence GTGTCAAAAAAGCCCGTCCAATTAGATAAAGATGGTTTAGATCCAAATCGCTGGCGCACGCTCTTTGTGGTTGCCATTTCTCAATTAATGGTCGTTCTCGACTCATCAATTGTAAATATTGCTATCCCAAGTGCAAAGGCTGATCTCGGGATTACCGATGCAAATCAGCAGTGGGTTATCACTGCCTACACCTTGGCTTTTGGTTCTTTGCTTCTAATTGGCGGGCGCATTGGTGACTTCATGGGCCGTAAGAAAATCTTTATCATCGGGCTCGCAGGTTTCGCAGCCGCTTCCGCTCTTGGCGGAGTAGCTGCAAATCAAGAGTTGCTCTTTGCTTCCCGTGCGCTACAAGGTGTTTTCGGTGCCCTTCTTGCACCTGCAGCACTGGCAATTATTTCTGTAACTTTCACAGTACCTGCAGAGCGCGCTAAAGCATTCGGTGTCGTTGGCGCAATCTCAGGCGGAGGCGCAGCCATTGGATTAATCCTTGGCGGAACCCTTACTGAGTACTTCTCATGGCGCTGGTGTTTAGGTGTCAACGTTCCGATCGCGGTATTCGCTGGCTTAATGGCCTTCTTCTATGTCAGAGAATCAAAAGCTGGCGGCGAACATAGCTACGACATTCCTGGTGTTATCACTGCAACTGCAGGTCTCTTCTCGCTGACTTACGGTTTTAATGAAGCAGCGACCAAGGGTTGGTCATCACAGAGCACAATTACATTCTTAGTTGTCGCCGTACTTCTCTTGGTTTCATTTGTTGTAATCGAAGCCAAGGTTTCAAATCCAATGATGCCGCTGCGCGTTGTAACAGAGCGCAACCGCGGTGGTTCATACCTAGGTTCCCTAATCGTCGGAGCCGGTCTCTTCTCGATGTTCTTATTCCTAGGTCTTTACCTACAAGTCGTACTTGGGTACTCACCACTTAAATCAGGTTTTGCATTCCTGCCATTTACTGCAGGAATCATCGTGTTCGCGGGAATTGCTTCTCAGCTCTTGCCTAAATTCGGTCCTCGTCCGCTGATGGTGCCAGGCTTAGTTTTCGCAGGTATTGGTCTGCTTATGTTGACCTTGATTACCCCAGAAACTTCCTACGTAACGCATGTGCTTCCATCGCTTCTCATTATGAGCTCTGGAATGGCGCTGGTCTTTATTCCACTAACTTCAACTTCACTACACGGGGTTAGCAATCAAGATACTGGCGTCGCTAGCGCGATGATCAATACCAGCCAGCAGGTTGGTGGATCACTCGGTACTGCACTACTTAATACAGTCGCGGCAACCGCTGCGACTAACTACATCGCGGCAAACCAAAGTATGGGCGAAAAGGTGCAAGCCTTTGGAATCACACATGGTTTCACAGTTGCATTTACCGTATCTGCTGGCTTGTTATTTGCTGGTGCGATCGTGCTCTTCTTCTTTATCAACGTTGGGAAAGATTCTCTCGTTGAAACAGAAGGCGTTTCAGTTCACTAA
- the gatB gene encoding Asp-tRNA(Asn)/Glu-tRNA(Gln) amidotransferase subunit GatB — protein sequence MALTYDDVISKYEPVLGLEVHVELNTESKMFCSCSTTFGAEPNTQTCPVCLALPGALPVVNATAIESTIKIGLALNCQIAPYSRFARKNYFYPDMPKNFQISQYDEPICFDGYVDVEIETEEGPKQFRIEIERVHMEEDTGKSLHVGGATGRIHGAEYSLLDYNRAGIPLVEIVTKIVPGTGKYAPEVAKAYVAELRDILRGLKVSDVKMEQGSLRCDANVSLRIIGSDVLGTRSETKNVNSLRSVERAIRGEMIRHAELLNDGKKVKQETRHFQEESGLTRSGRSKEQAEDYRYFPEPDLVPVAPDAAWIETLRKQLPERPSLRRKRLKEEWSVPDKEMAAMINADVLDIVEATVLLGAEPTKARTWWLGEISRIANEKDSAIQDLSITPADVAEIVALVAAGELTDKLARQVVEGVIAGEGKPSEVVAKRGIKVVNDDGALMAAIEKVCAEQAETADKVRNGHVPAAGALIGAVMKETKGQADAARVRELLLGHLGQPTN from the coding sequence ATGGCGCTTACCTATGACGATGTAATTTCAAAGTACGAACCAGTACTTGGTCTAGAAGTTCACGTTGAACTAAATACCGAGTCCAAGATGTTCTGCTCTTGCAGCACCACTTTCGGTGCAGAGCCGAACACTCAAACGTGCCCAGTCTGCTTGGCGCTACCTGGCGCGCTACCAGTTGTAAATGCCACAGCGATCGAATCAACGATCAAGATTGGCTTGGCACTTAATTGCCAGATCGCGCCATATAGCCGCTTTGCCCGCAAGAATTATTTCTATCCAGATATGCCTAAGAACTTCCAGATTTCGCAGTACGACGAACCAATCTGTTTCGATGGATATGTCGATGTTGAGATCGAAACTGAAGAAGGTCCAAAGCAGTTCCGCATCGAAATTGAACGCGTACACATGGAAGAAGACACCGGAAAGTCGCTCCACGTTGGTGGCGCAACTGGCCGCATCCATGGCGCGGAATATTCGCTCCTTGATTACAACCGCGCCGGAATTCCACTTGTTGAAATCGTTACCAAGATTGTTCCTGGCACTGGCAAGTACGCGCCAGAAGTTGCTAAGGCATACGTTGCCGAACTCCGTGACATCTTGCGCGGCTTAAAGGTTTCGGATGTAAAGATGGAGCAAGGCTCGCTTCGTTGCGATGCCAACGTTTCGCTTCGCATAATCGGTTCTGATGTTCTTGGAACGCGCTCTGAAACCAAGAACGTAAACTCTCTTCGCTCTGTCGAGCGCGCTATCCGCGGTGAAATGATTCGTCACGCTGAACTTCTAAATGATGGCAAGAAAGTTAAGCAAGAGACTCGTCACTTCCAAGAAGAGTCAGGGCTAACTCGTTCTGGTCGCTCAAAAGAACAAGCCGAGGATTACCGTTACTTCCCTGAACCAGATCTAGTTCCAGTTGCACCAGATGCTGCCTGGATCGAAACTCTTCGCAAGCAATTACCGGAGCGCCCATCACTACGTCGTAAGCGCTTGAAAGAGGAATGGTCTGTTCCAGATAAAGAGATGGCCGCGATGATTAACGCTGACGTTTTGGATATCGTGGAAGCAACCGTTCTGCTTGGTGCAGAACCAACTAAGGCGCGTACTTGGTGGCTCGGTGAAATCTCACGTATCGCAAACGAAAAAGATTCTGCGATTCAAGATCTCTCAATCACACCTGCTGATGTTGCTGAAATCGTTGCGCTAGTTGCTGCAGGCGAGCTAACAGATAAGTTGGCCCGCCAAGTTGTAGAAGGCGTAATCGCTGGCGAAGGAAAGCCTTCCGAAGTTGTGGCAAAGCGCGGTATTAAAGTTGTTAACGATGATGGCGCGCTAATGGCAGCCATTGAGAAGGTTTGTGCTGAGCAAGCAGAGACTGCAGATAAAGTCCGTAATGGACATGTTCCTGCAGCGGGTGCTTTGATCGGTGCAGTCATGAAAGAGACAAAGGGCCAAGCAGATGCTGCTCGCGTACGAGAGCTTCTACTTGGCCACTTAGGTCAGCCAACTAATTAA
- the gatA gene encoding Asp-tRNA(Asn)/Glu-tRNA(Gln) amidotransferase subunit GatA, which produces MIKKTAAQMSASLTSGETTSVALTQSHLDRISEVDSKVKAFLHVDGENALAQAAKVDAERAAGKKLHPLAGVPLALKDVLAQEGVPTTAGSKILQGWKPPYDSTVVSKLKQAGVVILGKTNMDEFAMGSSTENSGYGPTFNPWDLTRTPGGSSGGSAAAVSAFEAPIAVGSDTGGSIRQPAALTGIVGVRPTYGAVSRYGLIAYSSSLDQAGPFGRTVLDTALLHEVMAGHDPKDATSINAAVPNVVAAARSADVKGKKIGVIKQLQGDGYQNGVLARFNESLELLASLGAEIVEVDCPSFEYALAAYYLIAPSECSSNLARFDAMRYGLRTGDVDGASAETVMNATREAGFGREVKRRIILGTYALSSGYYDAYYGSAQKIRTLIIEDYKKAFTKADVLVSPTSPITAFKIGEKSEDPIAMYLADVATIPVNLAGICGMSLPAGLADEDGLPVGFQIMAPAMQDQRLYEVGGALEAALVSKWGGYLIDQVPVLGGAK; this is translated from the coding sequence ATGATTAAAAAGACTGCTGCACAAATGTCAGCATCCCTGACATCGGGGGAGACGACTTCGGTTGCGCTTACCCAAAGCCATTTAGATCGCATCAGTGAGGTCGATTCAAAGGTAAAAGCATTTCTACATGTCGATGGCGAAAACGCACTTGCCCAAGCCGCCAAAGTTGATGCCGAACGCGCTGCTGGAAAGAAGTTGCACCCACTTGCAGGTGTTCCACTTGCACTTAAAGATGTCTTAGCCCAAGAAGGCGTACCGACAACAGCGGGATCAAAGATCTTGCAGGGTTGGAAACCGCCGTATGACTCAACTGTCGTTTCAAAGTTAAAGCAGGCCGGCGTTGTAATTCTTGGTAAAACCAATATGGATGAATTCGCAATGGGTTCTTCTACTGAAAACTCAGGCTATGGCCCAACTTTTAATCCATGGGATTTAACTCGCACTCCAGGTGGTTCAAGTGGTGGATCAGCTGCAGCGGTTAGCGCATTTGAAGCGCCCATCGCAGTTGGTTCTGATACTGGCGGTTCGATTCGCCAACCTGCAGCGCTAACTGGAATCGTTGGCGTTCGTCCAACTTACGGAGCAGTTTCTCGTTACGGTCTTATCGCTTACTCCTCAAGTCTTGATCAAGCAGGTCCATTTGGTCGCACAGTATTAGATACGGCGCTCTTGCATGAAGTCATGGCCGGACATGATCCTAAGGATGCAACGAGCATTAACGCCGCTGTTCCAAACGTTGTTGCTGCAGCACGTAGCGCAGATGTAAAGGGAAAGAAGATCGGCGTAATCAAGCAGTTGCAGGGCGATGGTTATCAGAACGGTGTCCTTGCCCGTTTTAACGAATCACTTGAGCTACTTGCATCTCTTGGCGCTGAAATCGTTGAAGTTGATTGCCCAAGTTTCGAATATGCACTTGCTGCTTACTACTTGATCGCACCATCTGAATGCTCTTCCAACTTAGCCCGCTTTGACGCTATGCGTTATGGACTACGGACAGGCGATGTCGATGGCGCATCTGCCGAAACAGTCATGAACGCAACCCGCGAAGCAGGATTTGGCCGCGAGGTTAAGCGCCGCATCATCCTCGGTACATATGCACTCTCATCTGGTTATTACGATGCGTACTACGGCAGTGCACAGAAGATCCGTACCTTGATTATTGAAGATTACAAGAAGGCATTTACTAAGGCAGATGTATTGGTTTCACCAACATCACCAATCACCGCCTTTAAGATCGGTGAAAAATCTGAAGATCCAATCGCGATGTATTTGGCAGATGTAGCAACAATTCCGGTAAACCTTGCCGGTATTTGCGGAATGAGCCTGCCAGCAGGATTAGCTGATGAAGATGGTCTGCCAGTTGGTTTCCAGATCATGGCGCCAGCGATGCAAGACCAACGTCTATATGAAGTTGGTGGCGCACTTGAAGCAGCTTTGGTGAGCAAATGGGGCGGATATTTAATTGACCAGGTTCCAGTTTTGGGAGGTGCCAAGTAA
- the gatC gene encoding Asp-tRNA(Asn)/Glu-tRNA(Gln) amidotransferase subunit GatC gives MSSLSRDDVAKLASLARIEMTEDELVNLASQFGSILDAVARVQELDLEGVKATSHPQPIENIFREDQVQPSLTPEQALSGAPAQEDQRFRVPQILGEAE, from the coding sequence ATGAGCAGCCTTTCCCGTGATGATGTCGCAAAGTTGGCATCGCTTGCCCGCATTGAGATGACCGAGGATGAACTCGTAAATCTGGCATCACAATTTGGCAGCATCCTCGACGCAGTAGCGCGAGTTCAAGAGCTGGATTTAGAAGGCGTTAAGGCAACATCTCATCCGCAGCCAATTGAAAACATTTTCCGTGAAGATCAGGTGCAACCAAGCCTTACTCCAGAGCAAGCGTTATCTGGGGCCCCTGCACAAGAAGATCAACGCTTTCGCGTTCCACAAATTCTTGGTGAAGCGGAATGA
- a CDS encoding glutamate-5-semialdehyde dehydrogenase: MDAVEIVSDLALKARAAARTLSTATGTERKAALYAIAAAIETRSAEILKANAEDIARAKSEDMHPQMQDRLLLTESRVAGMANGARLVADLPDPLGQVLRQSTLPNGLDLKQVSVPFGVIGMVYEARPNVTVDAAVILLMSGNAALLRGSSTAAASNQVLVTVIRDALATTKISPEVIQLVPSEDRATVKALLNARGKVDLVIPRGSAALIRMVVDESTVPTIETGAGVCHVYVDEFADIEKALPILINSKTHRPSVCNAAETLLVHRAIAPTFLPMALKALSDAGVILHADATAQKVAEKFGIASTPATDENWCTEYGILEMNVGVVDSVDAAADHIAKYGTNHTEAIVTEKKENADRFIALADCAAVMVNTSTRFTDGEQMGFGAEIGISNQKLHARGPMGLEAMTTTTWIVTGDGQIRS; this comes from the coding sequence ATGGATGCAGTCGAGATAGTTTCGGATTTAGCTCTAAAGGCGCGTGCTGCGGCACGCACGCTATCTACTGCAACAGGTACCGAACGCAAGGCTGCTTTATATGCAATTGCTGCCGCTATCGAAACTCGTAGTGCCGAGATTTTAAAGGCTAATGCCGAAGATATTGCGCGAGCAAAATCTGAGGATATGCATCCTCAGATGCAGGATCGTTTACTTCTTACCGAATCTCGAGTTGCCGGAATGGCTAATGGCGCGCGCTTGGTCGCTGATCTTCCAGATCCACTTGGACAAGTGTTGCGCCAATCAACTCTGCCAAATGGTTTAGATCTTAAACAAGTATCTGTTCCATTTGGCGTCATCGGAATGGTTTACGAAGCCCGTCCAAATGTCACGGTAGATGCTGCAGTTATCTTGCTAATGTCCGGCAACGCAGCGTTGTTGCGTGGCTCTTCTACAGCGGCGGCGAGCAACCAGGTTCTCGTAACCGTTATCCGAGATGCGCTAGCCACAACAAAAATTTCACCAGAGGTAATTCAATTGGTTCCATCCGAAGATCGTGCAACCGTTAAAGCACTGCTAAACGCACGTGGCAAAGTTGATCTAGTTATTCCACGTGGCAGCGCCGCGCTAATCCGCATGGTGGTCGATGAATCTACAGTTCCAACTATCGAAACCGGTGCTGGTGTTTGCCATGTCTACGTTGACGAATTTGCAGATATTGAAAAAGCTCTTCCAATCTTGATTAACTCCAAGACCCATCGCCCAAGTGTTTGCAACGCAGCCGAAACTCTTTTGGTTCACCGAGCCATTGCACCAACATTTTTGCCGATGGCGCTCAAGGCGCTATCTGATGCTGGCGTTATCTTGCACGCTGATGCAACTGCACAAAAGGTTGCTGAAAAGTTTGGGATCGCATCAACTCCTGCAACAGATGAAAATTGGTGCACCGAGTACGGAATCCTTGAGATGAATGTCGGAGTTGTTGATTCAGTTGATGCTGCAGCAGATCACATCGCAAAGTACGGCACTAATCACACCGAAGCGATCGTGACTGAGAAGAAAGAGAACGCAGACCGTTTCATCGCACTTGCTGATTGCGCAGCCGTGATGGTCAATACTTCTACGCGCTTTACTGATGGCGAACAAATGGGATTTGGCGCTGAAATCGGCATCTCAAATCAGAAACTTCATGCCCGCGGCCCAATGGGCTTAGAAGCGATGACCACAACCACTTGGATCGTCACGGGTGATGGGCAAATTCGCTCGTAA
- the proB gene encoding glutamate 5-kinase, producing the protein MSRSAVTSAKRVVIKIGSSSLTGSAGSALDSQAVSQIVDAVAQLRSRGAEVVLVSSGAIAAGLAPLGLTTRPKDLATQQAAASVGQGLLIAKYNENFSRHNLVSSQVLLTTEDVVRRSHYQNAQQTLNKLLSLGVVPIINENDSVGTQEIRFGDNDRLAALVSLLIGADLLVLVSDVDALYDAPPSHAGAKAISFVDHIADIENFDIGGAGSAGVGSGGMVTKIEAARISTGAGTPMLLTSLTNAANALAGAEVGTFFASHGTRSTSRLLWLAHASTPRGRLILDAGAVTAILERGVSLLPAGVTAVEGEFIAGDTVEIMSADKKVIARGLVAFDSHEIPQMLGRSTKELAATLGAEYERELVHRDDLVLLG; encoded by the coding sequence ATGAGCCGCAGCGCAGTTACAAGTGCGAAACGCGTTGTCATTAAAATTGGTTCATCTTCGCTAACCGGTTCTGCAGGTTCTGCCCTCGATAGCCAAGCGGTTTCACAAATCGTTGATGCAGTTGCCCAACTACGTTCACGTGGTGCTGAAGTTGTTCTGGTTTCTTCGGGTGCAATCGCAGCCGGCCTTGCTCCACTCGGTTTAACAACCCGTCCAAAGGATTTAGCGACGCAACAAGCGGCAGCATCAGTTGGCCAAGGCTTGCTTATTGCAAAGTACAACGAGAACTTTTCACGCCATAACTTGGTCTCATCTCAGGTGCTTTTAACAACCGAAGATGTGGTTCGTCGTTCGCACTATCAGAACGCACAACAGACGTTAAATAAACTGCTCTCACTCGGTGTTGTGCCAATCATCAACGAGAACGATTCAGTTGGAACGCAAGAGATCCGCTTCGGCGATAACGATCGCTTAGCCGCGCTTGTGTCGCTACTAATCGGCGCTGATTTACTTGTGCTGGTTTCAGATGTTGATGCGCTCTATGACGCCCCACCTTCACATGCGGGCGCAAAAGCAATCTCATTTGTCGATCACATCGCAGATATTGAGAATTTTGATATTGGTGGCGCAGGTTCTGCCGGCGTTGGTAGCGGGGGAATGGTTACCAAAATTGAAGCTGCGCGCATCTCAACGGGCGCGGGAACTCCAATGTTGCTTACATCGCTTACTAATGCAGCAAATGCACTAGCCGGCGCTGAAGTCGGAACCTTCTTTGCATCTCACGGAACACGTTCTACATCGCGTCTGCTCTGGTTGGCACATGCCTCAACTCCACGCGGTCGCTTAATTCTCGATGCTGGAGCAGTAACAGCGATTCTCGAAAGAGGAGTTTCACTTCTACCTGCCGGTGTTACTGCGGTTGAAGGCGAATTCATCGCCGGGGATACTGTCGAAATAATGAGTGCAGATAAGAAAGTTATTGCACGAGGACTTGTGGCATTTGATTCGCATGAAATCCCACAGATGCTGGGTCGCTCCACTAAAGAGCTTGCGGCAACTTTGGGCGCAGAATATGAGCGCGAGCTAGTTCACCGCGATGATTTAGTCCTCCTCGGATAA
- the obgE gene encoding GTPase ObgE gives MTTFVDRVTLYAAAGKGGDGCVSVKREKFKPLGGPDGGNGGRGGDIILIVDSSVTTLLDFHHSPHRKATSGSQGYGDRKDGTYGEDLILPVPNGTVVFDDKGNQLADLIGVGTTFLAAQGGHGGLGNLALSSSKRRAPGFALLGEPGEERTLYLELKSVADIALVGYPSAGKSSLIAAISAARPKIADYPFTTLVPNLGVVQAGDTRFTVADVPGLIPGASQGKGLGLEFLRHVERCVALVHVLDCGTLETDRNPITDLEIIESELAQYGGLEDRVRIIALNKIDLPDGQAMADMVAQTLRDKGYEVYPVSAASRAGLTELLYAMARLVQKARAEAATEERTRIILRPTAVDDSGFTVRANADGSFSVRGQKVVRWVRQTNFKNAEAIGYLADRLAQLGVEKELFKQGAVAGSEVRIGSGDNEVVFEWEPTIEAGAEQLAGHLHRRGEDSRLEGSWVVEERVVDQLSDDEIAQQWEYNVEDPHTPRLTDPTPAEDK, from the coding sequence ATGACAACATTCGTTGATCGCGTAACGCTCTATGCCGCTGCCGGAAAAGGCGGCGATGGTTGCGTCTCTGTTAAGCGCGAAAAATTTAAACCACTAGGCGGCCCGGATGGCGGCAACGGTGGACGCGGCGGCGACATAATCTTGATCGTCGATTCCAGCGTTACAACGCTCCTTGATTTTCACCATTCACCTCATCGCAAAGCAACATCTGGTTCACAAGGCTATGGCGATCGTAAAGATGGTACATACGGTGAAGATTTAATTCTTCCTGTTCCAAATGGCACAGTGGTTTTCGACGATAAAGGAAATCAACTTGCAGATTTAATTGGGGTAGGTACAACATTTCTTGCGGCACAAGGTGGACATGGTGGCCTCGGCAACTTGGCTCTCTCATCTTCAAAGCGTCGCGCGCCAGGTTTTGCACTCCTTGGCGAACCAGGTGAAGAACGCACTCTCTACTTAGAACTTAAATCAGTTGCCGACATTGCACTTGTTGGATATCCAAGCGCTGGAAAATCTTCGTTAATTGCCGCAATTTCCGCTGCGCGCCCAAAGATCGCTGACTATCCATTTACAACTTTGGTTCCAAATTTAGGTGTTGTTCAAGCAGGCGATACCCGCTTTACCGTTGCCGATGTTCCAGGTCTCATTCCAGGAGCCTCACAAGGTAAAGGTTTGGGTCTTGAGTTCTTGCGCCACGTCGAACGTTGTGTGGCACTTGTACATGTACTCGATTGCGGAACGCTAGAAACAGATCGCAACCCAATTACAGATCTTGAAATCATTGAATCTGAACTCGCACAGTACGGCGGCCTCGAAGATCGCGTGCGCATTATTGCGCTAAATAAAATTGATCTTCCTGACGGCCAAGCAATGGCCGATATGGTTGCGCAAACTTTGCGCGATAAGGGCTATGAGGTTTACCCAGTCTCTGCCGCAAGCCGTGCAGGCTTAACTGAACTTCTCTACGCAATGGCACGCCTAGTACAGAAAGCGCGCGCCGAGGCTGCAACCGAAGAACGCACTCGCATCATCTTGCGTCCAACAGCTGTAGATGATTCAGGATTCACTGTTCGCGCCAATGCCGATGGTTCATTTAGCGTGCGCGGACAGAAAGTTGTTCGTTGGGTTCGCCAGACAAACTTTAAGAACGCTGAAGCAATCGGTTACTTGGCAGATCGCTTGGCACAACTCGGAGTTGAAAAAGAGTTGTTCAAGCAGGGAGCGGTTGCCGGAAGTGAAGTACGTATCGGATCTGGCGATAATGAAGTTGTCTTCGAATGGGAGCCAACTATTGAAGCTGGCGCCGAACAATTAGCCGGTCACTTGCATCGTCGCGGCGAAGACTCACGCCTAGAAGGCTCATGGGTTGTAGAAGAACGTGTTGTCGATCAACTAAGTGATGATGAAATTGCGCAACAATGGGAGTACAACGTGGAGGACCCACATACTCCACGCTTAACGGATCCAACACCAGCAGAGGATAAGTAA
- the rpmA gene encoding 50S ribosomal protein L27, with translation MASKKGVSSTRNGRDSNPQYLGIKRFGGQEVNAGEILVRQRGTYFHPGKNVGRGKDDTLFALAAGAVEFGRARGRRVVNVVAPVA, from the coding sequence ATGGCAAGTAAGAAGGGTGTCTCCTCGACACGTAACGGTCGCGATTCCAATCCGCAATACCTCGGTATCAAGCGCTTTGGCGGACAAGAAGTAAACGCTGGTGAAATTTTGGTTCGTCAACGCGGAACATATTTCCACCCAGGAAAGAATGTTGGTCGCGGTAAGGATGACACTCTCTTTGCACTAGCTGCAGGAGCAGTTGAATTCGGTCGCGCTCGCGGTCGCCGTGTAGTGAACGTGGTTGCACCGGTCGCTTAA